One genomic window of Solanum stenotomum isolate F172 chromosome 9, ASM1918654v1, whole genome shotgun sequence includes the following:
- the LOC125876821 gene encoding ATP-dependent DNA helicase Q-like 3, with amino-acid sequence MNKSLLPLQSNCGRQKNVIRKEALVKLLRWHFGHSDFRGKQLEAIEAVLSGRDCFCLMPTGGGKSMCYQVPALTKPGIVLVVSPLIALMENQVSTLKEKRIPAEFLSSTQTVQVKNKIYEDLESGKPAVRLLYVTPELIATSGFMSKLTKIHARGLLNLIAIDEAHCISSWGHDFRPSYRKLSSLRSHFPNVPVLALTATASPKVQKDVIESLNLQNPLVLKSSFNRPNIYYEVRYKDLLDDPYADMCKLLKSCGNVCAIIYCLERTMCDDLAIQLTSSGISCAAYHAGLNNKMRSSVLDDWISSKTQVVVATVAFGMGIDRKDVRVLCHFNIPKSMEGFYQESGRAGRDHLPSRSVLYYGMDDRRKMEFILSNTKRKKDESSSLQDKSSKKSLNDFKQMVEYCEGSGCRRKMILENFGEMVPDSLCEKSCDVCKHPNLVTSNLEQLKTATAFRQRTGSSRIYMTSGSSLNAGEQLSEFWNRDDEASGSEEDISESDDALDAAKNATSSKTSAKLRLQDKMDLLQRAEENYYQNKSHDKQVNKLDKNVIPETLREAGKQRLLNAIKQNQQMVNDSRIDIDKSVVFLENECYKKYGKSGKSFYLSQMASTARWLSTAGPMELVNKLSSSSTAPPPENVTSIADCTPASSNLSVPISAKANHEEVHDNAGPQDPIRSPASPIHGSASAKLPPILSFSQFINSGKAKENLASASKRQSPDRGKNKLEKRMRFQ; translated from the exons ATGAACAAATCACTATTACCATTGCAAAGTAATTGTGGACGTCAGAAGAATGTGATTAGGAAGGAAGCTTTAGTTAAACTATTGAGATGGCATTTTGGACATTCTGATTTCAGGGGGAAGCAATTGGAAGCTATTGAAGCTGTTTTATCAG GAAGGGATTGCTTTTGCCTCATGCCAACTGGTGGAGGGAAGTCCATGTGTTATCAGGTCCCCGCTTTGACAAAACCAGGAATTGTGCTTGTTGTTAGTCCTTTGATAG CTCTCATG GAAAATCAAGTTTCAAcattgaaagaaaaaaggatTCCTGCTGAATTTCTTTCTTCAACCCAGACAGTTCAAGTGAAAAACAAG ATATACGAGGACCTCGAATCTGGGAAGCCAGCTGTAAGGTTACTGTACGTGACACCAGAACTAATTGCAACATCTGGATTTATGTCAAAACTGACAAAGATTCATGCCAGAGGATTGTTAAATCTCATTGCCATTGATGAG GCACATTGCATCTCTTCATGGGGACATGACTTCAG GCCTAGCTATCGGAAGCTTTCTTCACTGAGAAGTCATTTCCCAAATGTACCAGTATTGGCTTTGACAGCAACTGCTTCTCCTAA AGTTCAGAAAGATGTGATAGAATCACTGAATTTGCAAAACCCTCTAGTCCTGAAATCATCATTCAACCGACCAAATATCTATTATGAAG TTCGCTATAAAGACCTTTTGGATGATCCATATGCTGACATGTGTAAATTACTAAAATCTTGTGGAAACGTGTGCGCCATTATTTATTGCCTGGAACGTACTATGTGTGATGATCTTGCGATCCAACTAACCAGCAGTGGCATTTCTTGTGCTG CATATCATGCTGGGCTGAATAATAAAATGCGGAGCTCTGTCTTGGATGACTGGATTTCTTCAAAAACACAAGTGGTTGTTGCAACTGTAGCTTTTGG GATG gGTATAGATAGAAAGGATGTCAGAGTGCTCTGTCACTTCAATATTCCCAAATCAATGGAAGGCTTCTATCAAGAGTCAGGTAGAGCTGGACGCGATCACTTGCCTTCCAGAAGTGTACTGTATTATGGCATGGACGACCGTAGGAAAATG GAGTTTATTTTAAGCAATACTAAAAGGAAAAAGGATGAGTCCTCAAGCTTGCAAGATAAATCTTCGAAGAAGTCCCTGAACGACTTCAAACAG ATGGTTGAGTATTGTGAAGGGTCTGGTTGTCGTAGGAAAATGATACTTGAGAACTTTGGAGAGATG GTACCTGATTCTTTATGTGAAAAATCATGTGATGTGTGCAAGCATCCTAATCTAGTTACAAGTAACTTGGAGCAACTTAAAACTGCAACTGCTTTTCGGCAGAGAACTGGATCTTCAAGAATATATATGACCAG TGGTTCAAGTCTCAATGCCGGAGAACAATTGTCAGAATTTTGGAACCGTGATGATGAAGCAAGTGGATCAGAAGAAGATATATCTGAATCTGATG ATGCTTTGGATGCTGCAAAGAATGCCACTTCATCAAAAACATCCGCAAAGCTCAGGCTGCAAGATAAAATGGATTTGCTGCAGCGTGCAGAAGAGAACTATTATCAGAACAAAAGCCATGACAAGCAG GTCAATAAACTTGACAAGAATGTCATACCTGAAACACTCAGGGAAGCCGGCAAGCAGAGATTGCTGAATGCAATAAAGCAAAACCAGCAGATGGTCAACGATTCGAG GATTGACATTGATAAATCCGtagtttttcttgaaaatgaatGTTATAAGAAGTATGGCAAAAGTGGAAAGTCTTTCTATTTATCACAAATGGCAAGTACAGCTAGGTGGCTTTCTACAGCAGGTCCTATGGAATTGGTGAATAAGCTCAGCAGTTCTAGTACTGCTCCTCCTCCTGAGAATGTAACATCCATAGCCGACTGCACTCCAGCATCATCAAATCTTTCGGTGCCTATATCAGCAAAGGCTAATCACGAAGAAGTCCATGACAACGCTGGACCACAAGATCCAATAAGGTCACCGGCCTCACCCATACATGGATCTGCAAGTGCAAAGTTACCACCCATCCTGTCTTTCTCTCAGTTTATCAACAGCGGGAAGGCAAAGGAGAACCTTGCATCTGCATCAAAGAGGCAATCACCCGATAGAGGTAAAAATAAGTTAGAGAAGAGGATGAGATTTCAATAG